DNA from Methanospirillum lacunae:
TCAACAAAGACAGAGCCATAGAAACAGAGGTCTGCCTGGGGTTTTGCATTGGCAAAGTTAAGAGTCAGTTCCTGAGTAGTGCCACCTGCATTTATTGGAATAGTGGGTGTTCCCTGAACTCCATCAGCCCAGAATGTAATAGTCTTCCCGATATCTGCCTGTTCGATGTTTACAGTTAACTTTCCACTATAACTATCCTGACCGCCGTAATATCCTTCTTTAGAGACTGTGATGGAACCCTTTGTTTTACCATTCACCTTTGCCAGAATCTCTGTTCCTACAGGAGCCGGGAGGTAGTTGATGGTGACTGGTCCGTAAAACTCATATGATCTAAACGGTGTGTTCGGTTTTAATGTGTACAGGAAAACATCCCAGTTTCCAAGTCTGTCATCCTGCCAGGCAACCTTGTCAACACAGATATCAGGCTTGATCTGGTTCCCCGGACCCGGGCTCACCACATAGGTGGCCGGTATCTGCAGGTTGACCATGTATATGTGACTGGTCCCGTTCTGCTCAACCCGTGACCAGACTACATTGCTTCCTGATACAGATGGATCATGGTCATCCACATCATCGTAGGTGATTGCGGTCGTGAGATCCTTCTTGAGATTGTACATGAAGATATCCCATTTACCGCTCCTATTGTCTTCCCAGACAACAAGGTCTCCGGATATCCGTGGTTTCTGTTGGGTTGCAGGATCCCGGGTTACCTGAACAAGTTGCTCGGTCTTGACATTGTAGGCATAGATATTCCAGTCTTCCTTTCCATCGTCAAGCTGCTGGTAGACAATCCAGTCACCATCAACATCGGGGTTCGCCTTGTCCATCTGGTTCTGGTCGATATAGACCGGTTTTCCTGTTGAACCTGCTTTAATAAACCCGATATCCCGGTTATCATGACCATTATAGTCTTCAAATGCTACGAGTCCGTTTGATATTGCTGGGCGGAACTTGTTGCTTGTTGAGGAATATACTGCTTCTTCCTTACCTGAAGAAATATCATAAGAATAGATGTCAGAGTTACCGCTGCGGGTATCATCCCAAACGATCTTTCCGTCTGAAATATCTGGATCATTCTGGTCGCAGGCAACGTTTGATACTGTCTCACGTTTGCCATCTTTTGTATCATAATACCAGACTTTTCCCTGACCAGCACTATAACTGACCCATGTGAGATATCGCTCATCGAGCCTGGGTTCCCAGTCAAATATCGAATCAAACGTCAGTTGTTCTTCAGCTCCCGGAACCTGTGTGGCAGCTTCCTGAATGCTGAAGGTTGCAACCGGTTCAAACTCTGCTGCCAGTACCGGTCCACAGAGTATTAGCAGAGCAAAAAATGCTATAAAACCTGTCAAAACTTTCATGGTTTTCATCCCGTTTTACAGAAAAATGAAACAGGTGTTCAGATACCTGCTGCAGCCAGATCTCCATCATCACTCATGTAGATCCAGTATCCATATCCCGGATAGAGTGATCCCTGGGAACTGTCTGGGACATTCATAATCGTATTCTGGAATCTCTGGGATGCAGAGTCATATCCGATAACATATACCCACTTATCCCTGATCGACAGAAGGGTGTTGTATGCTGATATTGTGTTGAGGTTAGTAACACCAAAGGTGTTCCATCCTTTGACCAGTTTTTTAGTCTGCGGAATCTGCAGTGCATCATCAGCAAAGTATAGGTTTAGTGCATCCTTCTTGGTTGAATAGATCCAGAACGCATCAAGCGGCTTGATGGTCATATCGGCAGTTACTGTGCTCCAGGTTTTTGCACGTGGGTTGTAACTGAAGATACTGTGTCCACCTACGTCTATTCTTCCGAATACTCCTTTTGCACTGTTCATTCCGTCAACAAGCATCTTCGGGGTGGATATAAAGTTCCATCCCGGGTTCAGTCCGATCTGTGCACTTGGAGGAGTGACTGCCCCGACTGCGATATAATTCTGCTTGACTGCTGTCTTGGACTGTCCATTCCAGTATCCGACCACCTCACCAACAGAGTACAGTCCATCATGCTGGTAGACATGAACAGGATTGGAGTCAGTGGATGTTGTCCCGTCGCCAAAGTCCCAGTAGTGTGATTTTGGATTCCCTGTTGATTTGTCAAGGAATTTTACTGAAAGTGGAGCGCTTCCCTGTACCGGAGTTGCTGTAAACTCAACGTAACCAACTGGTTGAGTTGAGAAATTTAGATTTTTTGGCAGAATGAGACCGTTCACAATTAACTGTGTCTGGTCTGCTTCAGATCCTGTATCGGTCTGGAAACTGATCTTCTTACCTACATCACCCTGGTAGATTGGAACCTCAAGGTACGGACCGTTTGCAGAACCATACTGCCCGGCAGAGCTTACTGTTATCTGGCCACGTGCCTGGCCGTCGACAACAGCATAGATGATCCGTCCGTTATCAAGAGGGGAACCTCCAATGGTAGCCATACCATAGAAGCAGTACTTGGATTGGGATGGAGAGGAAGAGGAACTGAATGTCAGATCCAGGCGCTGGGTTATTGTTCCTTCTGCTGATACCCCGCCGGTGGATCCAAGAGACATGAGGCTAACGCCTCCAGTTCCGGTGTTTGTGCCTGTGCTTGTCCCAGTACTTCCGACCAGGTACTGCTGGGATGTTGTATACGTGGCCCCATTGTATGATGCCGTGAAGGTCATGTACTGACCTGCATCTGATGAGTATATTGGGACGGTTAGGCCTGAATACTGACCCGGTGAACTTACAGTTGTCTGTGCTCTGCCAACGTTGCCCACAAGAGCAGTGATGATTGTTCCGCTCGAGGCATATTGGTTCCCGATTAAGGCAGTTCCACTCAGAACATACTGATTCAGGGTGGATGAGGATGATGTAAACGAGAGATCAAGATTCTGTGATATCACCGACTCTGCAGATACAGTTCCGACTGACATCAGGCCCACTCCTCCACTACTACGTGAACTGACCTGAACCTGCTGGCCTGAGGAGTAGGTAATTCCGTTGTATGTTGCAGCGAATGTGATATACTTCCCTACATCGGGTGAGTAGACAGGGACATTAAGCCCTGAGTACTGGCCTGTTGTATACACTGAAGCTTGCCCTCTGACTCTTCCGTCAATCAATGCATACAGGGTAGTTCCACTTGGAGCATTCTGTGAGTTCAACTTTGCATTACCTGAAAACTGGTAACTGTTCACTCTCGAACCATACGATGAACTCAGATCCAGTGACTGGATTCCCCCATCTTTTCCAATTACCAGCGTCTGATCGATCGGTACACCGTCTACGTAGAATGTGAGTTTCTTTCCAACATCACCTGAGTAAACCGGAACATCAAAGTATTTGCTGCCCTGTGCCCCGTATGCTCCGTCTTTGTCAACGGTGAAACTGCCACGGACATCAGTTGACCCCTCAACCATAGCCGTGATTGTTGATCCAACGGGGATCGCAGTTCCTGCGTTGGTTATGGCCCCATAAAATTGGTACTTACCAGTCTGTGTTCCCTGAACAGGGCTGGATATGATACTGGTAGTACCAGAAACGTTTAGATCCAGCATCTGGGTTCCCCCGGCTGTCGTTATTACGATGGAGTTATCAGCGGGTGCTCCATCAACGTAAAACGTGAGTTTCTTTCCTACATCGTCGGAGTAAATCGGGATATTAAAGTATTTTCCGTCCTTTGATCCATATGCCCCATCCTTGTCAAGGGTGAAACTGGATCTGGCAGTACTTTCACCATCAACCATTGCAGTAATTGTCGATCCAAGGGGTATCGGATTTCCTGCACGATAAGCAGCACCGTAAAAGTAGTAATTTCCACTGGGTGTCCGTCCGGTTCCTGTACTGATTCCCGAGCCACTCAGTTGCATGACGTAAATGTTCGGGTTGCCTGAACTGTAATCTTCCCAGGCAACGTAATCCCCGTATATGGATGGTGCTTTCTGATCAAACTGATCGTTGCCGAGGTTGTATATTCTTCCGGTGATCAGGTCGAGGAGCATGATATCTGCGTTACTTCCTGAGCGATCCTCCCAGGCAACGAGAACACCTGAAACATCCGGACTATATGCATTTCCTGTACCTGAAAGGCGGACTTCATGCAGATTTCTCAGATCCATTCCGTAGATATCGGATCCGCCATTGCGGGTATCTTCCCAGACAACAATATTTCCGCTGATCTTTGGATTCTTCTGATCTGAACTGTCTGATGTCAGTTGGTATTCCTTTTCGGCACTGATATCATACATATAGACATCAGCATTTCCATTTCTCCAGTCTTCCCACACGACATAATTTCCTGATATATCGGGCTTGCTCTGATCTCCGAGATCATTACAGATCAGGTTTACCTTGTTGCTGTTTACGTCGTATTTCCCACTGTTCAGATCAACCTTACGGCTGTTGAGATCTGCAAGAGCAATGTCTGCATTCCCTGAACTCCAGTCCTGCCAGACGACATATCTCCCTGAAATTGCAGGCTGATTCTGGTTAGATGTACTCGGTGAGACCTGGAAAGAAGTCTGACTCTGAGTATCATACACGAAGATATTCTTTATCGAAGTGCCAGGGGATGCATCCTGTTCATAGGCTATCATTCGGTTTGATCCGTCAGGGTACGTCTGCTGCTGACTTGACGGATTTACGATCCCCGATGATCCGGTGCTGAAATCATACTTCCCTACCTGGGATGATCCCGCATTCCATTCCTCGTACACGACCCCATTGTCATAGACCTTTGGATGAACACGTTTCAGCTTGCCGGTTGTGATCTGTTTCTTTGATCCTCCGCACTGGTCTCTCGTGAGGATATACTGAACAGATCCAAGTGTTAGTGTGTTCTTCAGAGTGTATGCATCAGGATCTGATGCCGCAGCCATAATTGATATGCCACTGGCATCGCTCTGTGCTGCCGGATTAACCGTGTCGGACTGTACGGCCGGTGTTCCGGTGGTGAGTGTCAACTCTGCTATCACTGCGGTCCCGCAGAGACAGAGAAGAATCACCGTCATATAGGGCAGATATCTCCAAATCTTCATCATTACTCCTCCCATCCGCATAGTCCACTAGGTAATGGCCAGGTGGACTGATCACTAGATATATGTGCTAATCTTTACGCTAAGCTCTATAAAATACTATCACTCCTAATCGAAGCCTGAATCTCGCTTTAATGTTAATTTAGCGCTCGTATGGAATTATTCTTAATCTTGTGAATATTATTAAGGCGATAAATCGGAAATGGGGTTTATTTCCCTAACCCCCCCTGGTGCGCAGGATATGCGCGACTCATGAAGGGTTCTGGTGATTCTATTAATGCGTGGAATGTGAGATGCGATTATAAAAAATTCCCGATTTTTTTCTATGCCTCATTTTCATTGATAATAAGAACTTCTATATTTCAGGTGCGTATTTCATGCATTGGTACTAAACGATAAGTACGGGCGGCCACCTGCCATGGGATTAGGGTGACTAACTCTGACAATGGCTGCTGCATGGTTCAGATATGACCAGAAAATTTGTTATCGGGGTGTCGGGGGCAAGTGGCATGATCTATGCATCCCGGCTTTTGCATCATCTCTCACCGGTTGCCGAGGTTCATCTTGTAGTCAGCCCGGTGGCAGGAGAGATCGCTGCCCATGAGGGGGTCTCTCTCTCCGGGTTTCCTGTCACTCTCCACCGGTTTGATGATCTTGCTGCACCAATTGCAAGTGGATCGTTCAGACATGATGGTATGGTCATCGTTCCGTGTAGTATGAAGACCCTTGCCTCGGTGGCAAATGGAATAACCCCAAACCTGGTGACGCGTGCAGCTGATGTCACCCTGAAGGAACGCAGACCTTGTATTCTCCTGCTCAGGGAGAATCCGCTCTCCCGGATACATATCACCAATATGCTTACTGCCCATGATGCAGGAGCGACTATCATGGTAGCAAGCCCGCCTTTTTACAGCAGACCGGTTACCATAGAAGATCTGGTGGACGCCGTTGTCTCCCGGATTATTGATCATCTCGGTGTTGAGATCGAGATAACAAGCAGATGGAGTGGATACGAATGAGAACCTGTATTGATCTGATGAGGAACAAAGGCCTGGTCATTGACATTCATGAACCTGTCTCCTCTGAGTTTGAAGCACCGAAGCGATCGTTTGGAACAGACAAACTTCTTTTCTTCCACAATCTTGACGGAAAGAAGGCAGTGATGAATGTCACCGCAAGCAGAGAGGCCCTTGCCCTGGCTCTCGGGGTGAGTGCCGATAAGATGGTTCCCCATCTGGCAGCCTGCCGGTATGATGGAAGAGTTGTTGAAGACGGGACCATCTCATGCTTAAAACCGGATCTTGACCAGATCCCAATCATGAAGCATTACCCTCTGGATGCAGGAAGGTACGTCTGTGCAGGAGTGGTCTTCTCCCGGTACAACGGGGTAGAAAATGCATCAGTACACCGGATGCTTCAGTCCGGGAAAGACAAACTGGTTGCACGGCTTGTTGAGGGAAGGCATACCCACACTATGCTGAAGCAGGCCCTGGCAGACGGAACGGAGCTTCCGGTTGCGATTGCGATAGGACTCCATCCCCTGGTTATGTTTGCAAGCTGCAGCAGGGTCCCGGTCGGGATGGAAATGCCTTTTGCTGCAGAACTACTCGGTGGTGAGATTAAAGTAAAGACTCTCAGTAACGGAGTCCGTGTTCCTGATGCAGAGATCATCCTTGAAGGGTTCATCGGCAGCGAGACTGCTAAGGAGGGACCGTTTGTTGACATCACCGGAACCTATGATCCGGTCCGGACCCAGCCGGTGATCAGGATCACCGGGATGTACATGAAACCTGATCCGATCTACCACGGGATTCTTCCCGGTGGTGATGAACATAAAATCCTGATGGGTGCTCCATATGAACCACTGATCTATAAAGCTGTAGCAGGAGTGACCGGAGTTACCGATGTGGTGCTTACAAAAGGTGGCTGCGGATACCTTCATGCAGTTGTCCAGATCAGAAAACGAACCCAGGGAGACGGGAAGAATGCAATACTGGCAGCTTTTGCGGCACATACATCACTCAAGCATGTGGTCATCGTAGACGAGGATATCAACCCGTCTGATCCTCTGGATGTTGAGTATGCCATTGCAACCCGGGTGAGGGCTGATACTGATACAATTATAATCTCAGGTATCAGGGGTTCTTCACTTGACCCGACAAGGATTGGCGACGGTCTCAATGTCAAGATGGGAATTGACGCCACCATGGAGATGGGCAGGGAAGATGAGTTTATCAGGGCAACCTGGGAGCAGTAATGTTTCTGACCGCTGAAGAAGAGGCAGTCCTTGCGGGCGAAGAGGGACCAACCCGCCAGCAGCTGATGGAGATCCTGGTTGCGATGGGAAAGGTCTTTGAGGCAGAGAAGATGGTTCCCATCCGCAGCGCCCAGGTGTCAGGTGCATCATACAAGACGATTGGCAGATGGGGACTTGAATGGCTCTCGAGTCTTGATGCCAAAGCCAGTGTTCCTGCAATCCTCAACCCTGTTGGTATGGACCGGATCAGGTGGAAAGAGATGGATATCGATCCTGTCTTTGCCAAAAACCAACTTGATGTGATTGCAGCCTACGAACGGCTTGGTATCAGGCTTGAATGTACCTGCACACCCTACTACCTGACAATCACAGAGTATGGTGATCATCTCGCCTGGTCTGAATCATCAGCGGTTGCGTATGCAAACTCTGTCATCGGAGCACGGACTAACCGGGAAGGAGGCCCTTCTGCTCTTGCAGCTGCAATTCTTGGAAGAACTCCCGCGTATGGTCTGCACCTTGTTGAAAACCGGACCCCGGTGTTTACCTTTCATGTAGAAGGTGCTCCTGAAAAGACTGATGAGTCCTGGTATGGTGCCCTCGGGTATCTTGCCGGAAAGATTGCAGGAAACCGGGTGCCAATATTTACAGGAATCAGACCCTCACGTGATCAACTCAAAAACCTGGGAGCAGCAATGGCAGCAACCGGGGCTACAGCCCTGTATCACGTCCAGGATATCACTCCTGAAGCCCGGGTGTTCAAGTTTGATACTACATCCCTGGAATCGATAACCATCACTGCATCAGAAGTTGCAGATGTGTATTCATCAGCTGAACCGGATGCTGTTGCCATCGGCTGTCCACACTGTTCAGATGAAGAACTCACAAAGATAGCGGAAAAACTACAGGGGTGCAGGGTGAAAAAACCGCTTTATGTTTTTGCTGCCCGTGATGTCATCACACGATCCGCAAAGGCGGTGGGGACCATTGAGAAGAGCGGTGCGAAGGTGTATGCAGATACCTGCATGGTTGTCTCTCCTGCACTTGAACAATATAAGACCATCATGGTCTCGAGCGGAAAGGCACTTTCATATGTCCCAAATATGTGCGGTGCAGCCTCTGTCATTGGGACACTTGATGACTGTCTCTCTGCGGCCTGCCGATAGACCTGGCAATTACCCTTTTCTTGGGCATTGAGTTCTGGCCGGTGCAGTTTATTATCCTGGCGTCAGATATGCTTATACCAAGATCAGGTATACGTGATGAATCAGGAGGGAGAGACCTATTACGATATCCTGAATCTCCATCCAGATGCATCTCTCCAGGATATTACAACAGCGTACCGCAAACTTGCAAAGATACTTCATCCTGATGTCTGTGAAAGCCCTGATGCTGATGAACTCTTTAAAGTTGTAAACGAGGCGTACCAGGTCCTCAAGGATCCCAAAAAAAGGGAAGCATATGATGCAAGCCTGGTTGTTGCCGAAGGATCTCTGTATAGTAAATATCACCAGGGAAGACAGCGGTATCGTGATCCTCATACCTGGTATCACTCTCATCAACACCATGGA
Protein-coding regions in this window:
- a CDS encoding UbiD family decarboxylase: MRTCIDLMRNKGLVIDIHEPVSSEFEAPKRSFGTDKLLFFHNLDGKKAVMNVTASREALALALGVSADKMVPHLAACRYDGRVVEDGTISCLKPDLDQIPIMKHYPLDAGRYVCAGVVFSRYNGVENASVHRMLQSGKDKLVARLVEGRHTHTMLKQALADGTELPVAIAIGLHPLVMFASCSRVPVGMEMPFAAELLGGEIKVKTLSNGVRVPDAEIILEGFIGSETAKEGPFVDITGTYDPVRTQPVIRITGMYMKPDPIYHGILPGGDEHKILMGAPYEPLIYKAVAGVTGVTDVVLTKGGCGYLHAVVQIRKRTQGDGKNAILAAFAAHTSLKHVVIVDEDINPSDPLDVEYAIATRVRADTDTIIISGIRGSSLDPTRIGDGLNVKMGIDATMEMGREDEFIRATWEQ
- a CDS encoding UbiX family flavin prenyltransferase, which codes for MTRKFVIGVSGASGMIYASRLLHHLSPVAEVHLVVSPVAGEIAAHEGVSLSGFPVTLHRFDDLAAPIASGSFRHDGMVIVPCSMKTLASVANGITPNLVTRAADVTLKERRPCILLLRENPLSRIHITNMLTAHDAGATIMVASPPFYSRPVTIEDLVDAVVSRIIDHLGVEIEITSRWSGYE
- a CDS encoding aconitase X, whose translation is MFLTAEEEAVLAGEEGPTRQQLMEILVAMGKVFEAEKMVPIRSAQVSGASYKTIGRWGLEWLSSLDAKASVPAILNPVGMDRIRWKEMDIDPVFAKNQLDVIAAYERLGIRLECTCTPYYLTITEYGDHLAWSESSAVAYANSVIGARTNREGGPSALAAAILGRTPAYGLHLVENRTPVFTFHVEGAPEKTDESWYGALGYLAGKIAGNRVPIFTGIRPSRDQLKNLGAAMAATGATALYHVQDITPEARVFKFDTTSLESITITASEVADVYSSAEPDAVAIGCPHCSDEELTKIAEKLQGCRVKKPLYVFAARDVITRSAKAVGTIEKSGAKVYADTCMVVSPALEQYKTIMVSSGKALSYVPNMCGAASVIGTLDDCLSAACR
- a CDS encoding PKD domain-containing protein translates to MMKIWRYLPYMTVILLCLCGTAVIAELTLTTGTPAVQSDTVNPAAQSDASGISIMAAASDPDAYTLKNTLTLGSVQYILTRDQCGGSKKQITTGKLKRVHPKVYDNGVVYEEWNAGSSQVGKYDFSTGSSGIVNPSSQQQTYPDGSNRMIAYEQDASPGTSIKNIFVYDTQSQTSFQVSPSTSNQNQPAISGRYVVWQDWSSGNADIALADLNSRKVDLNSGKYDVNSNKVNLICNDLGDQSKPDISGNYVVWEDWRNGNADVYMYDISAEKEYQLTSDSSDQKNPKISGNIVVWEDTRNGGSDIYGMDLRNLHEVRLSGTGNAYSPDVSGVLVAWEDRSGSNADIMLLDLITGRIYNLGNDQFDQKAPSIYGDYVAWEDYSSGNPNIYVMQLSGSGISTGTGRTPSGNYYFYGAAYRAGNPIPLGSTITAMVDGESTARSSFTLDKDGAYGSKDGKYFNIPIYSDDVGKKLTFYVDGAPADNSIVITTAGGTQMLDLNVSGTTSIISSPVQGTQTGKYQFYGAITNAGTAIPVGSTITAMVEGSTDVRGSFTVDKDGAYGAQGSKYFDVPVYSGDVGKKLTFYVDGVPIDQTLVIGKDGGIQSLDLSSSYGSRVNSYQFSGNAKLNSQNAPSGTTLYALIDGRVRGQASVYTTGQYSGLNVPVYSPDVGKYITFAATYNGITYSSGQQVQVSSRSSGGVGLMSVGTVSAESVISQNLDLSFTSSSSTLNQYVLSGTALIGNQYASSGTIITALVGNVGRAQTTVSSPGQYSGLTVPIYSSDAGQYMTFTASYNGATYTTSQQYLVGSTGTSTGTNTGTGGVSLMSLGSTGGVSAEGTITQRLDLTFSSSSSPSQSKYCFYGMATIGGSPLDNGRIIYAVVDGQARGQITVSSAGQYGSANGPYLEVPIYQGDVGKKISFQTDTGSEADQTQLIVNGLILPKNLNFSTQPVGYVEFTATPVQGSAPLSVKFLDKSTGNPKSHYWDFGDGTTSTDSNPVHVYQHDGLYSVGEVVGYWNGQSKTAVKQNYIAVGAVTPPSAQIGLNPGWNFISTPKMLVDGMNSAKGVFGRIDVGGHSIFSYNPRAKTWSTVTADMTIKPLDAFWIYSTKKDALNLYFADDALQIPQTKKLVKGWNTFGVTNLNTISAYNTLLSIRDKWVYVIGYDSASQRFQNTIMNVPDSSQGSLYPGYGYWIYMSDDGDLAAAGI